Proteins from a genomic interval of Benincasa hispida cultivar B227 chromosome 7, ASM972705v1, whole genome shotgun sequence:
- the LOC120081485 gene encoding pentatricopeptide repeat-containing protein At5g61990, mitochondrial has protein sequence MANVLCLIRQMAANTPPRRILCSSPSHFMFFSIANPSDHNDDTVREFSTILKREDWRILLNNEESLRKLNPEIVCSVLRKNEIDDSVRLQNFFYWSTSKMGTPQNLHSYSILAIRLCNSGLFLRADNMFEKLLETRKPPLEILDSLVRCYRECGGSNLTVFDILIDNFRKLGFLNEASSVFIASISGGFFPSLICCNSLMRDLLKGNMTGLFWKVYESMVEAKIVPDVYTYTNVINAHCKVGDVIKGKMVLSEMEEKECKPNLVTYNVIIGGLCRTGAVDEALEVKKLMTEKGLVPDGYTYSLLIDGFFKQKRSEEAKLIFKSMLSSGLNPNHFTCTALIDGFMKQGNIEEALRIKDEMITHGLKLNIVTYNAVIRGIARAGEMGKAMALFNEMFLTGIEPDAETYNSLIDGYLKSHDVAKAYELLAEMKVRNLKPTSFTYGVLISGLCRSNDPQKANEVLEQMIRNRVKPNAVIYNALIKAYVQESRYEAAIELLKRMIENGVLPDLFCYNCLIIGLCRAKKVEEAKMLLVDMGEKGIKPNAYTYGAFISSYSKSGEIQVAERYFKDMLSSGIVPNNIIYTALINGHCNVGNTVEALSTFKCMLEKGLIPDVRAYSALIHALSKNGKTKEAMGVFSEFLNKGLVPDVFIYNSLIFGFCKKGEIEMASQLYEEMLLNRINPNIVIYNTLINGLCKLGEVKKARELFDKIEGKDLVPNVVTYSTIVDGYCKSGSLTEAFKLFDEMVSKGVSPDGHIYCILIDGCGKEGNLEKALSLFHEALQKSVASPSAFNSLIDGFCKHGKVIEARELFDDMVDKKVIPNSVMYTILIDAYGKAEMIEEAEQLFLDMQTRNIIPNTLTCTSLLLSYNRIGNRFKMISLFKDMEARGIACDAIAYGVMASTYCKEGNSLEALKLLDKSLVEGIKLDNDVLDALIFHLCKEEKISTILELLDEMGKEELSLSCTTCNALLLGFYNAGNEDDASKVLGIMQRLGWVPASLSLTDLISAGRNDTISDNFPSIAMQVGSV, from the coding sequence ATGGCAAATGTTTTGTGCTTGATTCGGCAAATGGCTGCAAATACCCCTCCTCGCCGAATTCTTTGTAGTTCCCCTTcccattttatgtttttctcgATCGCTAACCCATCTGATCATAACGACGACACTGTTCGCGAATTTTCCACGATTTTGAAGCGTGAAGATTGGCGGATCCTTTTAAACAACGAGGAAAGTTTGAGGAAGCTAAACCCAGAAATCGTCTGCTCTGTTCTACGGAAGAACGAAATCGACGATTCTGTGCGGCTTCAAAATTTCTTCTATTGGTCGACTTCCAAAATGGGTACTCCACAAAACTTGCATTCTTATTCAATTCTTGCGATTCGTCTTTGTAATTCTGGGCTTTTCCTTCGTGCTGATAACATGTTTGAGAAATTGCTCGAGACCCGTAAGCCACCGTTGGAGATTTTGGATTCCTTGGTTAGGTGCTATAGAGAATGTGGTGGGTCTAACTTGACtgtttttgatattttgattgaTAACTTTAGGAAGTTGGGTTTCTTGAATGAGGCTTCTAGTGTTTTTATAGCTTCAATTAGTGGAGGGTTCTTTCCCAGCTTGATATGCTGTAATAGTTTGATGAGGGATTTGTTGAAGGGTAACATGACGGGGTTGTTTTGGAAGGTGTATGAAAGTATGGTGGAGGCTAAGATAGTCCCTGATGTTTATACATACACTAATGTGATCAATGCACATTGTAAAGTTGGTGATGTTATCAAGGGAAAGATGGTTCTTTCTGAGATGGAGGAGAAGGAATGTAAACCTAATTTGGTCACCTACAATGTTATTATTGGGGGTTTATGTAGGACCGGAGCTGTTGATGAAGCTTTAGAGGTAAAGAAGTTGATGACGGAGAAGGGGTTGGTTCCGGATGGCTATACTTATTCTTTACTCATTGATGGGTTTTTCAAACAGAAGAGATCAGAAGAAGCAAAATTGATATTCAAAAGTATGCTTAGTTCGGGTTTAAACCCTAATCATTTTACCTGCACTGCTTTGATTGATGGGTTCATGAAACAAGGGAATATTGAAGAGGCATTGAGGATCAAAGATGAGATGATTACTCATGGACTTAAGTTGAACATTGTAACTTATAATGCAGTGATCAGGGGCATTGCTAGGGCTGGTGAGATGGGGAAAGCAATGGCTCTTTTTAATGAGATGTTTCTGACTGGCATAGAACCAGATGCCGAGACCTACAACTCATTGATTGATGGATATTTGAAGTCTCACGATGTGGCTAAAGCGTATGAGCTACTAGCTGAGATGAAAGTAAGGAATTTGAAGCCAACGTCGTTCACTTATGGTGTGCTTATTAGTGGCCTTTGTCGTTCCAATGATCCACAAAAGGCCAATGAAGTTTTGGAGCAGATGATCAGGAACAGGGTGAAACCAAATGCTGTTATATATAATGCCTTGATTAAGGCTTATGTCCAAGAAAGTAGATATGAAGCTGCAATAGAATTACTAAAAAGGATGATTGAAAATGGGGTCCTGCCTGATTTGTTTTGCTACAATTGTCTTATAATTGGTCTTTGTAGAGCCAAAAAGGTGGAAGAAGCAAAAATGTTGCTTGTTGATATGGGTGAGAAAGGAATAAAACCTAATGCATATACTTATGGGGCTTTTATTAGTTCTTATAGTAAATCAGGTGAAATCCAAGTTGCAGAAAGGTATTTCAAAGACATGTTATCTTCTGGTATAGTGCCTAACAACATAATCTATACTGCTTTGATTAATGGGCATTGCAATGTTGGAAATACCGTAGAAGCTTTGTCAACTTTCAAATGCATGCTTGAGAAAGGGTTGATTCCCGACGTCCGAGCATATAGTGCACTCATTCATGCTCTCTCCAAGAATGGGAAAACCAAAGAAGCCATGGGGGTTTTCTCTGAATTCCTTAACAAGGGTTTGGTGCCTGACGTTTTTATATACAACTCTCTTATATTTGGCTTCTGCAAGAAAGGTGAGATTGAGATGGCATCCCAACTTTATGAAGAGATGCTTCTTAATAGAATTAATCCCAACATTGTAATATACAACACCTTAATTAATGGACTGTGCAAGCTTGGTGAGGTAAAGAAAGCTAGGGAACTTTTTgacaaaattgaaggaaaagatTTGGTTCCCAATGTTGTGACTTATTCAACAATTGTAGATGGATATTGCAAATCTGGAAGCTTAACCGAGGCGTTTAAACTGTTCGATGAGATGGTATCGAAAGGAGTTTCTCCCGATGGTCACATCTACTGTATTCTCATTGACGGTTGTGGCAAGGAGGGAAATTTGGAGAAGGCACTTTCTTTATTTCACGAAGCCCTGCAGAAAAGTGTTGCTTCCCCTTCTGCTTTCAACTCTTTGATTGATGGTTTCTGCAAACATGGAAAAGTGATTGAAGCTAGAGAGTTGTTTGATGATATGGTAGATAAAAAAGTGATACCGAATAGTGTTATGTACACAATTCTGATCGATGCATACGGCAAAGCAGAAATGATAGAGGAAGCGGAGCAGCTTTTTCTAGATATGCAAACGAGAAATATCATACCGAATACTCTTACATGTACTTCACTTTTACTGAGTTATAACCGGATAGGAAACAGATTTAAGATGATTTCTTTGTTCAAGGATATGGAAGCTAGGGGAATTGCTTGTGATGCAATTGCATATGGTGTTATGGCTAGTACCTACTGCAAGGAAGGAAATTCTCTTGAAGCCTTGAAGCTGCTCGACAAAAGCTTGGTCGAGGGTATAAAGTTGGACAATGATGTGCTCGATGCATTAATATTTCACCTCTGCAAGGAAGAAAAAATATCTACAATACTAGAGTTACTCGATGAAATGGGAAAAGAAGAACTTTCTCTTAGCTGTACTACATGTAACGCTCTTTTACTTGGTTTTTACAATGCAGGTAATGAAGACGATGCTTCAAAGGTTCTTGGCATTATGCAAAGGTTGGGATGGGTTCCAGCCTCTTTAAGCTTAACTGATTTGATAAGTGCTGGTAGAAACGATACGATATCTGATAATTTCCCAAGTATTGCAATGCAAGTAGGGTCCGTGTAG